In Candidatus Atribacteria bacterium ADurb.Bin276, the genomic stretch TCTTGGTTAACAATGGCGCTCTTCTGCGTTGATAGTAGGATTCTTTGTAAATATTTATGAAAGGAACATGGGTATTAACAAACTTCCGGATAAAACCCCAAACATTTGAAATTTGTTTTCCTTGCCGATAAAAGTCGACATAAGCAGAAAGAATCATTTTCTGGATTTCTCGGGGTTTTAGATAATCACCAGTGATGACCGAATGAGCACCATCGAAAAGTTTCCAATCCCAAGTAAAAATTCGGTTTTCCTTCACCATTTTTTGAAAAAACTTCGTTCCGGGAAAAGGAGTGAGAGCTGAAAATTGAGCGATATCAATATTCAATTTTTTGGCATATTCAATTGTTTTCGTGATAGTTTCCTGAGTATCATGGATGTTTCCAAGAATAAACGAACCAAGGACCTTAATTCCATTAGAATGAAGGACTTTGATGGCTTTTTCTGAAATCTCAGTCGTAATTTTTTTTCCATAATCTTTCAACGATTGAGGATCGGCACTTTCCAAACCCAAAAAGACCATTTTCAGACCGGCTGAGGCCATTTTTTTAATGAGAGAAACATTACTCATGATGGTGTCCACACGTGAAAAGCACCACCAATTAATATTCATCCGATTTTTTTGGATTTTTTCGGTCAACAGCTCAACACGTTCAGGCTGCAAGGTAAAATTATCATCCATAAAAGCAAAGCCACGGTATCCGTAATCGTAATAAAGATGCTCTAATTCCGCCATAATATTTTCAATGGAACGGGTCCTCCATCGGGTTCCTGCAAAATTGGATGATGCGCAAAAAGAACAAGCAAATGGGCACCCTCGGCTGGTTACTATATTCATTAACGGTTCTCCCTCAATTTGAGTCATCCAATATTTCCCTAAGGGAAGAAGGTCTCTTGAAGGGAAGGGAATATCATCTAAATTTTCAGGTGGTTGGGGAATAGATGCTTCATATATGACATTATCCTTCCGGTAGGATATACCTGGGAGGTTATAAATATCTTTTTTATCTTCGAGATTTTGCACAAGGCGGGAAAAGGTGTATTCT encodes the following:
- the rimO_3 gene encoding Ribosomal protein S12 methylthiotransferase RimO: MKILLVNPPSPGIYNSVGLKLPPLGLGYLASVLQKNHHQVKILDLQVEKKSSLEQELANCDLVGITCESNKIFKALDIATKAKQKGCITVMGGYHATFRDKEILSLGMVDYIVKGEGEYTFSRLVQNLEDKKDIYNLPGISYRKDNVIYEASIPQPPENLDDIPFPSRDLLPLGKYWMTQIEGEPLMNIVTSRGCPFACSFCASSNFAGTRWRTRSIENIMAELEHLYYDYGYRGFAFMDDNFTLQPERVELLTEKIQKNRMNINWWCFSRVDTIMSNVSLIKKMASAGLKMVFLGLESADPQSLKDYGKKITTEISEKAIKVLHSNGIKVLGSFILGNIHDTQETITKTIEYAKKLNIDIAQFSALTPFPGTKFFQKMVKENRIFTWDWKLFDGAHSVITGDYLKPREIQKMILSAYVDFYRQGKQISNVWGFIRKFVNTHVPFINIYKESYYQRRRAPLLTKKPNILQQQRTFS